GCAACAGCAGCGGCTGTTCTTGGCGGGCTTGAGATGAGTCGCGCTGCCCACGCGGCAGGAAGCGACATTATTAAGGTGGGGATGATCGGCTGTGGGGGCCGATGTTCCGGGGCGGCAGCGCAGGCACTCAATACCGGGCCGGATGTGCGACTCGTGGCCATGTGTGACATCTTCGAAAGCAAAGTGAAAGCGGCCCGGGAAAATCTCAAAAAAATCCATCCTGATAAGGTGATCGTGGATGACGACCACTGTTTTGTGGGGCTGGACGGCTACAAAAAAGTCATCGAGGCTTCTGACGTCGTTCTCATCGCCTGCGCCTCCAAGTTCCATCCCATGTATTCGGAAGAGGCCATCAAGGCGGGAAAACACGTGTTCGTGGAAAAACCCCACGGTATCGATCCAGTCGGTGTCCGCCGGATGCAGGCGGCCTGCGATCTGGCCAAAGAGAAGGGGCTGAGTATCGTCTCCGGATTGCAGAGCCGATTCGATTTCGGCTGGCAGGAGTGCATGAAGCGAATCCACGATGGCATGATCGGTGACATCGTCGCCATTCAGGCCATGTTCCTGCGCGGTCCTTACCAGGTGATGAGCCGGAAACCTGAACACACGGAGTTGCAATTCCAGTTCTGGAACTGGTACCACTTCTGCTGGCTCTCGGGTGATGATGTGCCGCAATCGCTGGTTCACA
This is a stretch of genomic DNA from Thermogutta terrifontis. It encodes these proteins:
- a CDS encoding Gfo/Idh/MocA family oxidoreductase, translating into MTRNSRSGNSAWSRREFLARTGATAAAVLGGLEMSRAAHAAGSDIIKVGMIGCGGRCSGAAAQALNTGPDVRLVAMCDIFESKVKAARENLKKIHPDKVIVDDDHCFVGLDGYKKVIEASDVVLIACASKFHPMYSEEAIKAGKHVFVEKPHGIDPVGVRRMQAACDLAKEKGLSIVSGLQSRFDFGWQECMKRIHDGMIGDIVAIQAMFLRGPYQVMSRKPEHTELQFQFWNWYHFCWLSGDDVPQSLVHNMDRVTWALKEEMPEWCFGLGGRSASFGEGLGDMYDHATVVYEYKSGARVYAMCRTQNGCYGNSSDIIMGTKGTCYLGQKRIVGETNWQYQGPPNDPYQTEQQALFDSIRKGQPINSGYHMARSTMVTVLGQLAVYTGQAMQFEEVAKMDFQYRPAPEETRMDMEPPTLPDSTGNYPLPKPGISSLEWIAGPRRP